The following are encoded in a window of Sutcliffiella horikoshii genomic DNA:
- a CDS encoding GNAT family N-acetyltransferase: protein MKIRNIQDEDFLRISTNLNTWWGGRDMVDMLPRLFIHHFKDTSFIIEENEETIGFVIGFISPSNLHQAYIHFVGVNPKARKENIGRTLYEHFFQAVKEKGCTEVSCVTSPVNATSIKFHTRMGFTMTDGDMVIEGIPIHQNYDGIGQDRVVFVKSLEAWSDTHFKN, encoded by the coding sequence ATGAAAATAAGAAACATACAAGACGAAGACTTTCTCCGCATATCCACTAACCTTAACACATGGTGGGGCGGGCGGGATATGGTCGACATGCTGCCACGATTATTCATTCATCATTTTAAAGACACGAGTTTTATTATAGAAGAAAACGAAGAGACCATCGGGTTTGTTATAGGCTTTATTTCTCCATCCAATCTACACCAAGCATACATACATTTTGTGGGTGTGAACCCTAAGGCACGTAAGGAAAATATCGGAAGAACACTTTATGAACATTTTTTTCAGGCAGTTAAGGAAAAAGGCTGTACAGAAGTGAGTTGTGTAACCTCGCCTGTGAATGCCACCTCTATTAAGTTCCATACTAGAATGGGTTTTACCATGACGGATGGGGACATGGTTATAGAAGGCATTCCGATACATCAGAACTATGACGGGATTGGGCAGGACCGGGTTGTATTTGTGAAGTCATTAGAAGCTTGGAGTGATACTCATTTCAAAAATTAA
- a CDS encoding aminoglycoside adenylyltransferase domain-containing protein, producing the protein MIQLNKNMESYFNKLTNTIKAITDENFVGIYIHGSLAMGGFNPDQSDVDLLVIVKNSLDIPTQCELAKFLLANSNYPYPIEISFLTQDQLKNWTHPSPYEFHYSEGWRQVFETELLTGQYEAINVEHKVDPDLAAHLSILNHRGICWEGPMIDDVFPVIPSTHYLSSILADYQDCLKNVEADPVYCVLNLIRVYWYVKEGIISSKLEAGEYGLTSFPQEYKETIRKVVESYQGNRIGAFQNEELKSVRDYIQGEIERSII; encoded by the coding sequence TTGATACAGTTGAATAAGAATATGGAAAGCTACTTTAACAAATTAACCAATACTATCAAAGCCATAACAGACGAGAATTTTGTCGGCATTTACATCCATGGTTCATTGGCAATGGGTGGCTTTAATCCTGATCAAAGTGATGTAGACCTATTGGTAATTGTGAAAAATTCGCTAGACATCCCTACGCAATGCGAACTAGCAAAATTCCTGCTTGCCAATTCTAACTACCCATATCCTATTGAAATCAGCTTTTTAACACAAGATCAACTTAAAAACTGGACCCATCCAAGTCCCTATGAATTCCACTATAGTGAAGGATGGAGACAAGTCTTTGAAACAGAGTTGTTAACAGGTCAATACGAGGCAATTAACGTTGAGCATAAAGTGGACCCTGATCTGGCAGCTCATCTCAGTATACTCAATCATAGAGGCATATGCTGGGAAGGTCCTATGATAGATGATGTTTTTCCTGTCATTCCAAGCACTCACTATTTATCTTCAATCCTCGCAGATTATCAGGATTGTTTAAAAAACGTAGAGGCGGACCCGGTATATTGTGTGTTGAATTTGATAAGAGTGTATTGGTACGTAAAAGAGGGAATCATTTCCTCCAAACTAGAAGCGGGAGAATATGGGCTTACTTCTTTTCCACAAGAGTACAAAGAGACCATCCGGAAAGTGGTTGAGAGCTATCAAGGCAATAGAATAGGAGCATTTCAGAATGAAGAGCTAAAAAGTGTTAGAGATTACATACAAGGTGAGATAGAGAGGTCAATCATATGA
- a CDS encoding cupin domain-containing protein, producing the protein MKFFRFDKEIGFPIKQYDSQGAHFIKVCRNKQENSIGFIQLDAGGVVGYHQATVQQLFIVVQGDGWVTGTDREKTPIKSGEGVMWEEGEWHESGSESGMLALVVESETIDTSLLQEK; encoded by the coding sequence ATGAAATTTTTTCGGTTTGATAAAGAAATAGGTTTCCCGATAAAACAATACGATTCACAGGGTGCCCATTTTATAAAAGTTTGTAGAAACAAGCAGGAGAATAGTATCGGATTTATTCAATTGGATGCTGGCGGTGTAGTGGGATATCATCAGGCAACCGTACAGCAGTTGTTCATTGTAGTCCAAGGAGATGGGTGGGTAACTGGAACAGACAGAGAAAAAACCCCTATAAAAAGTGGAGAAGGAGTCATGTGGGAGGAGGGTGAATGGCATGAATCAGGAAGCGAGAGCGGGATGCTTGCGTTGGTAGTTGAATCTGAAACAATCGATACCTCCCTTCTTCAAGAAAAATAG
- a CDS encoding DUF421 domain-containing protein, producing MILILKILTIYIITIAIMRLMGKSTIVQMTPYDLVAIIIVGTVASEPLISTKYLPTLGALAVLVTIHIIFSKLTLWQWGNRFFLGEPTILIKHGQIVEDNMEKSMVSIAQLLSILRSKGYPKISDIDYAILEPIGEISIIPKPENTPVTVQHLEISIDDEGLPISVIIDGKIQEKNLKLLDRSKEWLLDHLTVRQIDVKDILYAYVNEKTKKLIINKRNNIQ from the coding sequence ATGATTTTAATCCTGAAAATATTGACCATATACATAATTACAATTGCCATTATGAGATTGATGGGGAAATCTACTATCGTACAGATGACTCCGTATGACCTAGTGGCTATTATTATTGTGGGGACGGTAGCATCAGAACCGCTAATCAGTACTAAATATCTACCAACGCTCGGTGCTCTCGCTGTACTCGTTACGATACATATAATATTCTCAAAACTGACCCTTTGGCAATGGGGCAACCGGTTCTTTTTGGGAGAACCGACCATCCTCATCAAGCATGGTCAAATTGTTGAAGATAATATGGAAAAATCAATGGTTTCCATCGCACAACTGCTTTCCATACTAAGAAGTAAAGGGTACCCGAAAATCTCTGACATTGACTATGCCATTTTAGAACCGATTGGGGAGATAAGCATCATTCCAAAGCCGGAAAACACCCCTGTGACAGTACAGCATCTGGAAATATCTATTGATGATGAGGGACTTCCAATCTCAGTTATCATTGATGGGAAAATTCAAGAAAAGAATCTAAAGCTGCTGGACAGATCTAAGGAGTGGCTGCTAGACCATTTAACAGTCCGGCAAATCGATGTGAAGGATATCCTCTATGCCTATGTTAATGAGAAAACAAAGAAACTAATTATTAATAAACGGAATAACATACAATAA
- the lepB gene encoding signal peptidase I, whose translation MKTEKFKKELFSWGKACVIGLFFAFLVSALVVQPFTVKGSSMEPTLDGEDIWTSKDDGDKVLIFKSGYMVGIDPKYNDIVVIDSRVERERSLTDNFKESPLVNALLDETQGNNYWIKRVIGVEGDKLEYRGGTVYRNGEALVEEYLQEEMLFPFEEVTVPKGHVFVMGDNRNESRDSREIGSIPKENVMGKVVLRYFPFNRVDTVE comes from the coding sequence ATGAAAACAGAAAAATTTAAAAAAGAATTGTTTAGTTGGGGGAAGGCATGCGTAATCGGCCTCTTTTTCGCTTTTCTTGTTAGTGCATTGGTTGTGCAGCCATTTACCGTTAAAGGGAGCTCCATGGAACCGACGTTGGATGGAGAGGATATCTGGACCAGTAAAGATGATGGTGATAAAGTGTTAATCTTCAAAAGCGGGTACATGGTGGGAATCGACCCAAAGTACAATGATATTGTTGTCATTGATAGTCGGGTGGAGCGCGAAAGAAGTCTAACAGATAATTTCAAGGAGAGTCCATTAGTAAACGCGTTGCTGGACGAAACTCAGGGAAACAATTACTGGATCAAGCGAGTGATTGGTGTAGAGGGCGACAAGTTGGAATATCGGGGAGGAACCGTTTATAGGAATGGGGAGGCGTTGGTAGAAGAGTATCTACAAGAAGAAATGCTGTTTCCATTTGAAGAAGTGACAGTTCCAAAGGGTCATGTTTTTGTGATGGGGGATAACCGGAATGAAAGCAGAGACAGCCGTGAGATAGGCTCTATACCGAAAGAAAACGTGATGGGAAAAGTGGTTCTAAGATATTTCCCATTTAATCGGGTTGATACAGTTGAATAA
- a CDS encoding ABC transporter permease, giving the protein MILLNKFGFTYLSYKALYSFQTLRLFILFRILDPFMHYLFFATLVSAIAGPDYLSYVVLGNVVFYTGRTMMINFMSMFRGERQYGTLELNIASPTSTFVIISRKAIVPLLDGLFVLIVGLIIARLLFGIELPVEQFGYLLLLFVVTMFSLLSFSLLFACVSLLFSNVNLFLNFMIASFQVFCGVNFSVSLLPGPMEAVARVLPLTNSIEAIRSIYQLENNAIRPLLLNELMVGAAYFIIALILVNVMERLARRQGALFKNV; this is encoded by the coding sequence ATGATACTGCTAAACAAATTCGGTTTTACTTATCTATCTTATAAAGCTCTCTATTCGTTTCAAACACTGAGATTGTTTATTCTCTTTAGGATTTTAGATCCTTTCATGCATTATTTGTTTTTTGCGACACTGGTCAGTGCGATTGCGGGTCCTGATTATTTGTCTTATGTTGTACTTGGTAACGTTGTTTTTTATACCGGCCGGACGATGATGATTAATTTTATGTCCATGTTCAGAGGGGAGAGGCAATATGGGACATTGGAGTTGAATATTGCCTCCCCAACTTCAACATTTGTCATCATCTCAAGAAAAGCAATAGTTCCATTACTGGATGGATTGTTTGTTTTGATAGTAGGGCTTATCATCGCGAGACTTTTGTTTGGAATTGAACTTCCGGTGGAGCAGTTTGGTTATTTGCTACTTCTATTTGTGGTAACCATGTTCTCTCTTTTGAGCTTTTCACTGCTTTTTGCATGTGTCAGTTTATTGTTCTCAAATGTAAACCTGTTTTTGAATTTCATGATTGCTTCGTTTCAGGTTTTCTGTGGAGTGAACTTTTCTGTCAGTCTACTTCCTGGACCGATGGAAGCCGTGGCAAGAGTACTGCCTCTTACTAATAGCATAGAAGCAATTCGGTCTATTTATCAGTTGGAAAATAACGCAATACGTCCGCTCTTGTTAAATGAGTTAATGGTAGGTGCGGCGTATTTCATCATTGCCCTCATATTGGTCAATGTGATGGAGCGACTGGCAAGAAGGCAAGGTGCTTTGTTTAAAAATGTGTAA
- a CDS encoding HAD hydrolase-like protein, with protein MDKTELVGEIVKKYSIHHGAVVGDRLSDINAAKGNGLTAIRSRFDFAQEEELAQADLVISSFEELKNVIGEKVVK; from the coding sequence TTGGATAAGACAGAACTTGTGGGGGAAATCGTGAAGAAGTACTCTATTCATCATGGTGCGGTTGTAGGGGACCGACTGTCAGATATAAATGCGGCAAAAGGAAATGGATTGACGGCAATTAGATCCAGGTTTGATTTTGCGCAGGAAGAAGAGCTGGCACAAGCGGATCTGGTGATTAGTAGTTTTGAAGAGTTGAAAAATGTAATAGGTGAAAAAGTAGTGAAGTAA
- a CDS encoding NUDIX hydrolase, producing MDVVFHTEKAVFNYRVAGVWIQDGRILLHRASEDKIWSLPGGRVEMNEASPLSLQREFKEELDLSVEIRRLVWIVENFFEYREKKVHEIGFYYLVSTEDKQALPNGPFHGVEGERLVYEWVPITELEDVVLYPEFLKKALKELPETTEHLIVNN from the coding sequence GTGGATGTAGTTTTCCATACAGAAAAAGCTGTTTTCAATTACAGAGTAGCTGGAGTTTGGATTCAGGACGGCCGTATCCTCCTTCACAGAGCAAGCGAGGACAAAATCTGGTCGCTGCCGGGTGGAAGAGTGGAGATGAACGAAGCATCCCCCCTCAGCCTGCAACGCGAATTTAAAGAAGAACTGGATTTATCCGTTGAAATTAGAAGGCTGGTTTGGATTGTAGAAAATTTCTTTGAATACCGTGAGAAGAAAGTTCATGAAATAGGCTTTTACTATCTTGTTTCAACTGAAGATAAACAAGCTCTTCCCAATGGACCGTTTCATGGGGTGGAAGGGGAAAGGTTGGTTTATGAATGGGTACCAATCACTGAGCTAGAAGATGTAGTTTTATACCCCGAGTTTTTAAAGAAGGCGTTAAAAGAACTACCTGAAACCACCGAGCATCTAATAGTTAATAACTAA
- a CDS encoding ABC transporter permease translates to MNFFFLLVRELKYFTNFQNKMYQFLLFFQPLMFLAIVYFLQQMRGGVNVEKFVVASALISMWSYVLYSSGSALIAQKWSDTLKLLIAAPVSLFQVILTKAISNAFIALLSMILSFVYARFIFQLPVGIQDYGLFFLSVLVLLFSLSVVGMILAIVFVAFQNVFDYQNLILIPVLLICGVFVPVDSLPWVFRAIAFVIPMTWGIQGVYETLALSPQMFTTMGIALLISVVYFLLSVLIIKRMEMVLRNHGSLGAI, encoded by the coding sequence ATGAATTTTTTCTTCTTATTAGTAAGAGAGCTCAAATATTTTACTAATTTTCAAAACAAAATGTATCAGTTCTTACTGTTTTTCCAACCGTTGATGTTCTTGGCAATTGTCTATTTCCTGCAGCAGATGCGCGGTGGCGTGAATGTGGAAAAGTTTGTGGTGGCGTCTGCTTTAATTAGTATGTGGAGCTATGTACTTTACTCTTCTGGTTCGGCGTTGATTGCTCAAAAATGGAGCGACACGCTGAAGCTTTTAATTGCAGCCCCTGTATCCTTATTCCAAGTGATTCTAACAAAGGCGATTAGTAATGCATTTATCGCTCTTTTGTCCATGATTCTAAGTTTCGTATACGCAAGATTCATTTTTCAATTGCCAGTTGGGATTCAGGATTATGGGCTCTTTTTTCTTTCGGTACTAGTATTGTTGTTTTCCCTGAGTGTCGTTGGCATGATACTTGCCATCGTATTTGTTGCGTTTCAAAATGTATTTGATTATCAGAATTTAATCTTGATCCCGGTCCTTTTAATTTGTGGCGTGTTTGTGCCAGTCGACAGTTTGCCATGGGTTTTTAGGGCCATTGCTTTCGTAATTCCTATGACGTGGGGCATTCAGGGGGTATACGAAACCCTTGCCTTGTCACCGCAAATGTTTACGACCATGGGAATTGCATTACTGATAAGTGTTGTGTATTTTCTCCTTTCTGTTCTCATCATCAAACGAATGGAAATGGTGTTAAGAAATCATGGCAGTCTGGGGGCGATATAG